The genomic interval CCCGACCAAAGATGTGCAATCCGGGTTGAACATGGTCCTCAATGGCAGCGCCGAGGCCTTTATCGGTAATCTGACCGCGATCAGTTACATCATGAGTCGCGAAGGGTTGACCGGTCTCAAGGTAGCCGGGGGGACGCCTTATAATTATGAACTGGCCGTAGGAGTGGTTGGAAATCAACCCATACTGACCAGCATTCTCGATAAAACTCTGGATGTCATCAGCGAGAATGAGCGTAACGAAATCTATCGCAAATGGTTTTCTGTCACGCTGGAAAAAAGGATTGATTACACGCAATGGATCCGATCGATAGTCATTGCCGGGTTAGCCATTCTATTGTTCTTTTTCTGGAGTCTGAGTTTGCGCCGGCAGGTTAGCCGGCGTACTCATGAATTGGAAGTCAGTCAGGCCAAACTGAACCGGGCACAGGAGCTGGCTCATATCGGCAGTTGGAGTATCAGCGATGTTACCACTGGCCAGCTGCAATGGTCTGCTGAGACTTACCGGATCTTTGGTGTTGCTGTCGATACACCGATTACCTATTCCAATTTCATGGAGTTTGTCCATCCCGCAGACAGAGAGATGATGAACCGTGCCTGGAAGCAGGCGCTCAGAGGCGATAACTACGATATCGAACATCGCATCGTGGTGAATCAACAGGTTAAGTGGGTTGAGGAAAAGGCCGAACTGGAACTGGCGGAGGACGGCAGTCTGAAGCAGTGTATCGGTACGGTTCAAGACATCACCGAGCGGAAATTATCCAGCCAGGAACTGATTAAAACCACCCGGGCGTTGCGGGTGATTTCGTCAGTCAACGAGGCCATGGTCAGGGCAATTAGTGAAGACCGGTTGTTGCAGGATGCCTGTTATCTGGTCGTTCATTTCGGTGGCTACGTGCGGGCATGGATCGGATTTGCCGAATATGACGAGCATTGTTCGATCAAACCTGTCAGTTACGCCGGTTGTAACAGCAACAGTTTGAGCGGATTCCACTGGCACTGGTCTGAGAGCATGCAAAACCGGGGGCTGGCCGGTGATGCTATCGTCGGTCATCAATTTCAAATTATCCAGAATGTGTACACCGATGATCGTTATCAGGTCTGGCGAGCAGATGCCCGTGAATATGGATATCGTTCGGTGGCTGCGCTGCCCATTGATGTTGGTGAGGCATTGCCGGCAGTACTGGTGATATACGCAGAGGCTGTTAACGTATTTGACGATGATGAGCTTGCCATGTTGAGGGATCTGGTGGCGGATATTGGCTATGGTATTCAGGCGATACGAGCGCAGCAGGAGCGCAAGCGGGTAACAGCAGAGCTGATGAAATCCCGTGATATGCTCGAAATCCGGGTAGAGGAAAGAACCCGGGAGCTGGAAGAGGCGCGGATTCAGGCGGTCGAAGCCAACCACGCCAAATCAGAGTTCCTGGCCATGATGAGTCATGAAATCCGTACCCCAATCAATGGCATTATGGGAATGGCCGAACTGGCGCTCAATACCGAACTGAACGCCGATTCCCGGGGATATATTGAGAAGGCTTTTACATCGGCTCATTCGCTGCTCGGTATCATCAATGACGTACTGGACTTTTCCAAAATCGAGGCCGGACATCTGGAACTCGAACTGATGGATTTCGACCTCAACGATGTATTGGAACGTATTACCAATGTGGTGGGGTTGAGAGCTCAGGATAAAGGATTGGAGTTTGTATTTGATATCGGTTCTGATGTTCCAATGGGACTGGTGGGGGATCCCACCCGGCTGGGGCAGGTGTTGATCAACCTCGGTGGCAATGCCGTTAAATTTACCGAACGCGGCGAGATTGTCATTCGAATTCAGCAGCAAGAGCGCACGGCAGATCGGGTCACGCTGCGTTTTGATGTTAAGGATACCGGTATCGGAATTGCCGAAGAAAAACAGCGTAACCTGTTTGATATGTTTACCCAGGCGGATAATTCGGTGAATCGTCAGTACGGTGGTACGGGGCTGGGGTTGTCTATCTCCAAACGTCTGGTGGAAGCCATGGGAGGGGAGCTGAAGGTCAACAGCCGGCTGGGGAGCGGCAGTACATTCTACTTCTCCATACAGTTGGGATATGGTCAGGACTCTTTTATGTCTGGTCGGACCATGGCGAGTGCTGAGCGGGAAAAACACCGGATATTGATTGTCGACGATAACGTGTTATCGGTGGATATTCTGTCTGAAATGGTTGCCGGGCTTGGATTTCGCGTCACTGGCTGCACTGCCGCCAATGAAGCGATCAGCGAACTGGAGCGGGCTGAGAAGGAGGGTGATCCCTACAGTCTGGTGCTGCTCGACTGGATCATGCCGGATATGGATGGAGTTACACTGGCAAAAGCGGTCAGGGAACATCAGCAATTGCAGAATCCTCCAGTGGTGGTCATGGTGACCGCTTACGACCTGGGCGAACTATCACGACAGGCCAGAGAACGGGAAATTGAGCTGCACAACATGTTGGTCAAGCCTGTCACACCGTCTGCGCTGCTCGATAGCCTGGTTGCGGCGCTGGGTGACGGCGTGGCGTTGACTGTACCGGCCAACTCATTGATACCTGCCAGTGATGAGGCGATGAAAACGCTATTGTCCGGGCATCGGGTGCTGCTGGTGGAAGACAATGAAATCAACCAGGATATGGCTATGGATGCTCTGCGGCAGGCCGGAACGTCTGTTGCTCTGGCAGAAAATGGCCAGCAGGCCATTGACCGACTGGAGACAGAAGATTTCGATATCGTATTGATGGATGTGCATATGCCGGTGATGGATGGTATGACCGCCACGAAAATTCTGCGTGCCAATCCCAAATACAGCGATCTGCCAATCATTGCACTGACAGCCAATGCTCTGGCGGGTGATCGAGAGCGTTTCCTGAGCGTTGGTATGAATGACTACCTGAGTAAGCCGGTGCGCATACAGGAATTGTTACGCACGGTTGCCAAGTGGCTGGCACGGTTAAACCAGACTGACCAGAGTCCGTCAGAAGACCAAAATGTTACCAAGATAACCAGCCATGATGCGGACACATCTGCCAGGTATGAAGGGTTGAACGTTGCAGAGGGTCTTGAATACTGTAATCACAACATGGGCTTATATCGTCGTTCGCTGCAAAAATATTTGAAGTACACCGATTTCGTCGATCAGTTCAATCGTCTGATGGCTGATGGGGATATGGATGTAGCGGGTCGTCAGGCCCATACCCTTAAAGGCAGTTCCGGGGCGATTGGGGCACAGCAGATTCAGCAGCTCAGTAAAGAATTACAGCTGGCCTGCGAGTCTTCAGATATCCATCGGATAGACGGGATTCTGCCAGAGCTGGCGGATGCACTGAATATCACCTGCGGGTCTATCGGGCAATTTCTGGAAGGAGAATAAGCTATGGTGGCATCTTCAGCCGTGAATCTGCAATCAGCCATACAGTATTTGGGCAGTGACATAAATCGGATAAAACGTTATCTGGATAAATTTATTGCCCGGGCGGAGGGTGCCGGTCAGGACATCTGCCGTGCTGTTGAGAATGGCCATTGGGAGCAGGTGGTAGTGATCAGTCATCAGTTCAAGGCGACTGCAAGGATGGTGGGGGCCGAACAATTGTCAGTACTGTACTTCGAGCTTGAGCAGGCAGCCAGGCAACAACAGCTCCAGCAACTGACGGCCCTGAGTGCACAGTTGTCCGGTGCCCTTGATCAGGTCAAGGATTTTTCCGGACAAATGAGTGGATAGTCTTCCGTTCCGGTTATTGACAGACAGTTCAGGGTCATGCGTCAGTTGTGTATGACGTTGAAAGGTCAAATTATTGATATCGCTACCCCCTCCAATGAACGCGTGGTTATTACCGGCTCTGAAGCTGCGTGATATCCGTGTCCGCTTGTTCATCTTCAGGTATTTTCCTGTGTCTGTAGACTCGTTCCCGCAGTGCGCGACCTGTCGGGCCGTATTGTAGTCCGATATTTAAAGGTTAGTGTGTTGATTTTATGGTCGCTGGGTATAAGCTTGCGCGACCTATCCCGGATAAGTTCTGGCTGATAACCGCACTTTATTTATTGACTTGGTATCTATTAACCTTGTATGTGAGTCACCTGAGAAGTATGGCAACCGATAACAGACCAGTTGTGCGGAAGCCGGGGGAAGCGAATTGACAAGATTTCCAGGGCAATGAGCGCGTAGAGCTATAATTGTCTGACCGGTCATGGGTCACAGGAACATTAATGAGAAAAGGAGATACCCCAATGATTGAATATACTCTCTACTATGCCACCAATCGTGGACATATTGGTCAGGATCGCTGGAGACCGGAAGGTTATGGTTGTGGTTTCAGCCGTGACGGTCACGACAATCTGCGATTCGGTAAAGTTATCGTGCCCGTTGATGAACAGGAATTACAACGCCACCTGTACAAGAAAATGTCAACCAATCCCACCCGTATTGGTGATGGTGAAAATTTGAACCGTTACCTCTGCAAGCAGGCTGAATCCGCAAGAATATATGCCATTGAAGATCTGACCACCATCTCTGATAAAAATATTCCCGAGCATAAAAATGCATCTGCAGAAATGTTTCGTGAAGTAAAACAGGTTATGGAGCAATCACACGATGTGCTGATCTTTATTCATGGGTTCAATGTCAGTTGGGCATCTGCGGTGGGTATGGCACTGGCGACTGAGATGATGCTGAATCGGGTTCCGGCAAAAACGGCACACCCGATACTCATGCCGCAACAGAAGGTCAGAGTGGTCCTGTTCAGCTGGCCATCAGATGGAAAAGTTATCCCGTGGCGTTCATACGGCAATGATCGTCAGGAGGCACAATTGTCTGGAGAAGCAGTCGGTCGGGCTATGTTGAAACTGCGTGACTTTCTGATCCGGTTGCGATTGGATGCCAAAAAGAAAGAAGAACGTCTGTGTTACCAGTCTCTGCATCTGTTGTGTCATTCCATGGGGAATTATGTCTTGCAGAATACCCTGGGAAAAATGACCGGATATATTACCAAAGGCAATTTACCACGTATTTTTGAGAACGTGTTTATGTGTGCACCGGATGTGGATGAGGATGTGTTGGAGTCGGGTAAACCGTTGTCCCGGTTGCCGGAAATCTGCCATAAAGTGTTTGTTTACTGCAACCGGCGCGACAAGGCGCTGACCATTTCTGATATCACCAAAGCCAATCCGGACCGCCTTGGTCACAATGGTCCTGCGCATCCACAGAATCTGCACCACAAAGTCAATGTAATTGATTGTTCTGATGCGGTTGGCAGATTTAAAAAACAGGATTTTGTCGAACACAATTACTTTCTGTGGGCAACTGCGATTGAGGATATTGCGCAGACCTTACATGATGTGTCGGATGATGCGGAAATCAGGCAGAGAAAGCGGAAAGCCGATAGTCTGAATATCTGGCAGCTGTTGTAATTTACCCGGTGAGGATGAACCGGAATTGTTCCGGTTCAGAGACAGCTGTTTGATTTATCGCGTGCAACAGCCTGATGGAATTAAAAAAAAGCCCTCTGAGAAAGAGGGCATAGGCGCTCAATAGCTTACTGCTTTTTTAACTCTTCATTACCCTTGGCAACATCAGATGCCATGCGGGCAAATGTTTCATCCAGTGTCATCTCACCAACGATCAGCTGACTCATGCGCTGGACGATGGTGTCATAAACGACGTTGGCCCCTTTTGCTTTATAGAAAGCGCGGATCTCGGGTGTCACATTTGCGGCATTGTTGGCGAATACGGTCATCGCTTTCTTGGCGTTTTCATCATCCAGCTGATAGTTGATGTTTTTAACATTGGCACCAGGGATGATGATATATTTTTCAGCAATTTCCCGTTGTACCGGTTCTGATCCCAGGAACTCAATCAGCTTGGCCACTGCCTCAGGATGCTTGGTACGGTTGAAGCCGGCGATATAGGTGGTTCCAGGCATTGGAATACAACCACCAGGGCCGCAGGGGGCATCCAGAACCGTCCAGTTAAACGCATCTTTAATCTTGTTTTGGAACGGATTCACCATCCAGTTTCCGGCAAAGTAAGTCACGACATTGGCATTAATGAACTCATCACCCATGTTTTTGTAGCGGTTACCACCGGCGGCTCCCCACATTTCTTTTGGAAACGCACCTGTCTGAGTCCAGTGGTAGAGATCTTTGATGTAGGTTTTGGCCGCTTCGTCAGGAAATACGAACGAACCATCGGCTGCCAGATAGCGGGCACCGTAAGAATACGCAGGACCAGAGAAGCGGTGACCGGAACGATCCATAGTGAACGGAATATCAACACCGGTGGCCTCGGCAACTTTCACGGATGCATCGATGATTTCCGCCAGG from Gynuella sunshinyii YC6258 carries:
- a CDS encoding response regulator — translated: MDDFPIIQLRWLRYLSGILLILISSVVYAEQLSADETLILQAINEFQQDLTDAERYWLSEHRNIRVAVNPDYPPFSSRLPDDSYVGLGPDYLRVFGRMLGVKWVNVPAADWTEIVEIGVRQDVDVIVTSSDSQEYDSFFRLTETFLPVTVVIVTRRDNTSLQTPGDLHGRVVALIPNYAASAALVRDYPDIKGVFVRSPLECLQAVESGRAEACVESIEVSSHLMRMHQLNGLKFAAVFSGDLAPQGFAIRNDWPQLVALIDKALQILPEELKNRWYERQVQVDYKPQVSRSAAIEFRLTAQERSWLNQHNEFRVAFRPANYPVEFTDDHGRYTGISADYMKRVEELLGVRLTAVPLNVPQSVSTQLSRGRFDMTTAVDPKSWDGQGLLYTKPYLMLPMVIITREGSSYISNMSLLNNLPVSTVADDIATQLIRENHPSYILRPTKDVQSGLNMVLNGSAEAFIGNLTAISYIMSREGLTGLKVAGGTPYNYELAVGVVGNQPILTSILDKTLDVISENERNEIYRKWFSVTLEKRIDYTQWIRSIVIAGLAILLFFFWSLSLRRQVSRRTHELEVSQAKLNRAQELAHIGSWSISDVTTGQLQWSAETYRIFGVAVDTPITYSNFMEFVHPADREMMNRAWKQALRGDNYDIEHRIVVNQQVKWVEEKAELELAEDGSLKQCIGTVQDITERKLSSQELIKTTRALRVISSVNEAMVRAISEDRLLQDACYLVVHFGGYVRAWIGFAEYDEHCSIKPVSYAGCNSNSLSGFHWHWSESMQNRGLAGDAIVGHQFQIIQNVYTDDRYQVWRADAREYGYRSVAALPIDVGEALPAVLVIYAEAVNVFDDDELAMLRDLVADIGYGIQAIRAQQERKRVTAELMKSRDMLEIRVEERTRELEEARIQAVEANHAKSEFLAMMSHEIRTPINGIMGMAELALNTELNADSRGYIEKAFTSAHSLLGIINDVLDFSKIEAGHLELELMDFDLNDVLERITNVVGLRAQDKGLEFVFDIGSDVPMGLVGDPTRLGQVLINLGGNAVKFTERGEIVIRIQQQERTADRVTLRFDVKDTGIGIAEEKQRNLFDMFTQADNSVNRQYGGTGLGLSISKRLVEAMGGELKVNSRLGSGSTFYFSIQLGYGQDSFMSGRTMASAEREKHRILIVDDNVLSVDILSEMVAGLGFRVTGCTAANEAISELERAEKEGDPYSLVLLDWIMPDMDGVTLAKAVREHQQLQNPPVVVMVTAYDLGELSRQAREREIELHNMLVKPVTPSALLDSLVAALGDGVALTVPANSLIPASDEAMKTLLSGHRVLLVEDNEINQDMAMDALRQAGTSVALAENGQQAIDRLETEDFDIVLMDVHMPVMDGMTATKILRANPKYSDLPIIALTANALAGDRERFLSVGMNDYLSKPVRIQELLRTVAKWLARLNQTDQSPSEDQNVTKITSHDADTSARYEGLNVAEGLEYCNHNMGLYRRSLQKYLKYTDFVDQFNRLMADGDMDVAGRQAHTLKGSSGAIGAQQIQQLSKELQLACESSDIHRIDGILPELADALNITCGSIGQFLEGE
- a CDS encoding Hpt domain-containing protein is translated as MVASSAVNLQSAIQYLGSDINRIKRYLDKFIARAEGAGQDICRAVENGHWEQVVVISHQFKATARMVGAEQLSVLYFELEQAARQQQLQQLTALSAQLSGALDQVKDFSGQMSG
- a CDS encoding alpha/beta hydrolase encodes the protein MIEYTLYYATNRGHIGQDRWRPEGYGCGFSRDGHDNLRFGKVIVPVDEQELQRHLYKKMSTNPTRIGDGENLNRYLCKQAESARIYAIEDLTTISDKNIPEHKNASAEMFREVKQVMEQSHDVLIFIHGFNVSWASAVGMALATEMMLNRVPAKTAHPILMPQQKVRVVLFSWPSDGKVIPWRSYGNDRQEAQLSGEAVGRAMLKLRDFLIRLRLDAKKKEERLCYQSLHLLCHSMGNYVLQNTLGKMTGYITKGNLPRIFENVFMCAPDVDEDVLESGKPLSRLPEICHKVFVYCNRRDKALTISDITKANPDRLGHNGPAHPQNLHHKVNVIDCSDAVGRFKKQDFVEHNYFLWATAIEDIAQTLHDVSDDAEIRQRKRKADSLNIWQLL
- a CDS encoding ABC transporter substrate-binding protein yields the protein MMRFSSIFSSIALASTVFASSAVLAQENITFWFTDDDPNYIKRISELVDEFEKKNPDITVEFVTTSYTQSREQLALQLSVGEGPDLAKFADSSLVKYVLDLRPYMKDPDGYAALHGGSLEFLRDGDHPNMIGGYVASQTLNLPFVNVTLFEQAGIPIPKQGSTLAEIIDASVKVAEATGVDIPFTMDRSGHRFSGPAYSYGARYLAADGSFVFPDEAAKTYIKDLYHWTQTGAFPKEMWGAAGGNRYKNMGDEFINANVVTYFAGNWMVNPFQNKIKDAFNWTVLDAPCGPGGCIPMPGTTYIAGFNRTKHPEAVAKLIEFLGSEPVQREIAEKYIIIPGANVKNINYQLDDENAKKAMTVFANNAANVTPEIRAFYKAKGANVVYDTIVQRMSQLIVGEMTLDETFARMASDVAKGNEELKKQ